TTTTCTTGCACAACAATATGAGGAAGAATAGCAATTCCTAACCCGCACATGACGGATTGCTTAATAACTTCAATACTAGAAGTTTCGAATGTTTTATCAGGAATTGTTCCATTCATATGTAAATAATGATTTACCATCTTCCTATATCCGCAACTTTGTTCTGTATAAATAAACTGAGAATCTTGTAAAAAATGAAATGGATTATCATATGGGACCAAATCGGTAGGAAAAATCCATCCAAATGTTTCATCAAATAATGTCGAGGTTATAAAATTATCGTGTTCTATAGCTTCTCCCATTAAGAAGATAATATCAGTTTCACCGTCTTGGAGCTTTTTCAATGCTTGTTCATTCGTAGCTGTTTCGAGAACGATATGCACTTGCGGATTTTTTTGTTTGTAAGCTTGTAATAATCGAGGTAAACGATATACTGCTAAAGATTCATTAGACGTAATTGTTAAAGTTCCTTTAGGATGATCAACATTTTGTGGTATTTCTTGTGCTTTTTCATATATAGTTAATAACTCTAACGCATATGGATAAAATTGATGACCTGCCTTTGTAAGAAGT
The DNA window shown above is from Bacillus clarus and carries:
- a CDS encoding LysR family transcriptional regulator, whose protein sequence is MWYLVKVISHVVTTHIKSLENDLQIPLFDRLGKKVLLTKAGHQFYPYALELLTIYEKAQEIPQNVDHPKGTLTITSNESLAVYRLPRLLQAYKQKNPQVHIVLETATNEQALKKLQDGETDIIFLMGEAIEHDNFITSTLFDETFGWIFPTDLVPYDNPFHFLQDSQFIYTEQSCGYRKMVNHYLHMNGTIPDKTFETSSIEVIKQSVMCGLGIAILPHIVVQENCKKEQLIFKQIQTPSLIQSHAIYHKSRWISPVLQSFLTSLEKIKDLQMNPEM